The genomic interval GCCAGTATAACCGGGCCAATTAACTTTAACACTTATAACCGGTACCGTATCCGGACAGGCAATTTACCAAGCTGGAACAGCTTTGATAGTGAGCCAGTTAACCCGGTTTATTATTCCGCTCTTTTAGCGCAGGTAAATTTTAAAGAAAAGCTGACCTTTGAGAGCCGGTATATTACTCAAAATACACTTCCGGTACTTTATGCTGATTATGCTGCCTTAATGGATGAGCAAAGCAAAATTCCTTTCGAAGTCATTGCTTTAAATGAGCAGAGCTGGATGCAATATGAAAAAGAGTTGTTTGAGCTCATTGAAATTGTCTTTAATCAAAACCCTTTTTACAGAGCGATTTCTTTTGAACAATTCCGCTTGCTGTACGGTACTAAATTCTTGCGTAAAATCTGCCCTCACAGCTCGGTGATATTGATAGATCCGCAGAGTGGCAGGCTCGCTGCAATGAGTATCAGTTATCCGGATTATCAGTCCTTACCCGCAACCGCAGACGGATATGATTTTAACAGGGACTATCCACTGCTGAAAAAGAGAAGGCTATTGGGAAAGACAGTTGGTGTGCACCCTGATTTCAGAAGACGCGGATTAATGAATTATATCTGTACACATTACATCAGGGCCGCCAACCAATATTATGAAGATGCTATTTTCTGCCTGATGCGCTCAGACAATTATTCAGTACATTTTACTGATCATACACCGTATGAATCAGTAAAATATATCCTGTATGAAAAAGAATTGATTAGTTAAGGCTATGTCCTGAGATTGCATTGAAAAAGCTATTCACTACACGGGGCAGAAACGGATAAGGGCTTACACTGTGCGCCATCATATATAAACCCATGCGGTGGATACCAAAATCTAAAGTCGCCATATACAGCTCCTGATGAAAAGAGGGAGCTGAATTATATTTTCCCGTTAGCCTGGCCAGCTCTTCCCTGTAATATTCAGTATAGGTATAACGTTGGTCATACCTGTCCTGATCCAGAATGAAACATAAGAATTCTGCCAGATCATATTGCGGGATATGAAAGGTTGCGAGTTCCCAGTCATATAAACAGAATTCTATTTCACCGTTTTGAGTTTTAAAACAACTATTTCTTGGGTTAAAATCGTTATGCACCAGTGTTTTCGGTAGTTTTTCCAGCTGTTGCCAGTAGTTCGGGATTTCCTGTATAGCGGTACGCATTGTTTTTACCCTTAAAGGATCGTAAAGTTCCGGGAACTTATCAGCAGCATTGTTTAATAAAGCATTCCATAAAGGAAGCAGCTCTGTCATTTGTTGTAAACAAGGAGCATCTTTCCATATACTCAGGTCTACATCTCCCACTTTATTCAGCATTTTGCTATGCCAGGCTGCCATTTGTTTTAATGCGGCTTTGATATGCTGATCACTCCATTTTTCAGGAGCCATCACTGTATTCAGCAGGTCAACATCATCCAGGTATTCCATTAAGATGACGTAAATATTCTCCTGTTGATTAGTATACAGACCGTAAATGACCGGAGTGAATAATGGATGCAGCTTTTTATAAATTTCCTGCTCTTTTAAGTGGGTATAAT from Pedobacter sp. WC2423 carries:
- a CDS encoding aminoglycoside phosphotransferase family protein, with translation MKTTDYLNTTFVQQIMQDQFPDQTIAVQGITLLDVDNSASILVTLTATQTESCIGHFGLEVNYTINGLPQNKRMVMKIKPHGQEIVNMLNMLSQLCGDELNSVYEQFKYLTGFYYTHLKEQEIYKKLHPLFTPVIYGLYTNQQENIYVILMEYLDDVDLLNTVMAPEKWSDQHIKAALKQMAAWHSKMLNKVGDVDLSIWKDAPCLQQMTELLPLWNALLNNAADKFPELYDPLRVKTMRTAIQEIPNYWQQLEKLPKTLVHNDFNPRNSCFKTQNGEIEFCLYDWELATFHIPQYDLAEFLCFILDQDRYDQRYTYTEYYREELARLTGKYNSAPSFHQELYMATLDFGIHRMGLYMMAHSVSPYPFLPRVVNSFFNAISGHSLN